The Arachis hypogaea cultivar Tifrunner chromosome 14, arahy.Tifrunner.gnm2.J5K5, whole genome shotgun sequence genome has a segment encoding these proteins:
- the LOC112743196 gene encoding uncharacterized protein translates to MRFFEQFRMRKSVFNRLCNDLVLNYGLKSTRGVSGEEMVATFLYMLGQGASYRMLEERFQHSGETIFRQFHHVLSCVKKLAKNIIRPIDPSFGDTPKYIMDNDRYWPYFKDCIGAIDGTHIAIHVHQDEQVNPTFKGFLGPYRHTRYHIPQFRLAPNFRSNNEKFNYCHSSLRTVIERTFGVCKARWKILQNMPLRAKFETHRDIIVAFFTLHNFIRMMDSDDISILQKFEDIVSLQANEDDDTTVRNGSTNSEINEWEEPIQEDVQAMEEIRDNIRDQLSDQIN, encoded by the exons ATGCGATTTTTTGAACAATTTAGAATGAGAAAATCAGTGTTTAACCGTTTATGCAATGATTTGGTTCTCAATTATGGCTTGAAATCTACACGAGGTGTTAGTGGAGAAGAGATGGTAGCAACATTTTTATACATGCTTGGGCAAGGAGCTTCTTATAGAATGTTAGAGGAGCGATTTCAGCATTCAGGTGAAACTATATTTCGTCAATTTCATCATGTTCTATCATGTGTGAAGAAATTGGCAAAAAATATTATTAGACCTATTGATCCTAGTTTTGGAGACACACCTAAATATATTATGGATAATGATAGATATTGGCCATATTTCAAAGATTGTATTGGAGCTATAGATGGTACGCATATAGCCATTCATGTTCACCAAGATGAGCAA GTAAATCCAACTTTTAAGGGATTCTTAGGACCTTATCGTCATACAAGGTATCATATTCCACAATTTAGACTAGCACCAAATTTTAGATCAAACAATGAAAAGTTCAACTATTGTCATTCAAGTTTAAGGACAGTAATTGAAAGGACTTTTGGAGTATGCAAAGCAAGATGGAAGATACTACAAAATATGCCATTAAGAGCCAAATTTGAAACCCACCGTGATATCATTGTTGCATTTTTCACTCTTCATAATTTTATAAGAATGATGGATTCTGATGACATAAGTATTTTGCAAAAGTTTGAAGATATTGTTTCGTTACAAGCCAATGAAGATGACGATACTACTGTAAGAAATGGATCAACAAATTCTGAAATTAATGAATGGGAAGAACCAATACAAGAAGATGTTCAGGCAATGGAAGAAATAAGAGACAATATAAGAGATCAATTATCGGATCAAATAAATTAG